In the genome of Anomalospiza imberbis isolate Cuckoo-Finch-1a 21T00152 chromosome 29, ASM3175350v1, whole genome shotgun sequence, one region contains:
- the S100A10 gene encoding protein S100-A10 yields MPSQLEHAMETLMFTFHKYAGDKEHLAKEDLRALMDKEFPGFLENQRDPNALERILRDVEQSRDGRVGFQGFFSLVAGLTIACNDYFVQHMKQRGRR; encoded by the exons ATGCCGTCGCAGCTGGAGCACGCCATGGAGACGCTGATGTTCACCTTCCACAAGTACGCGGGGGACAAGGAGCACCTGGCCAAGGAGGACCTCAGGGCCCTCATGGACAAGGAGTTCCCAGGGTTCCTTGAG aACCAGCGGGACCCCAACGCCCTGGAGCGGATCCTGCGGGACGTGGAGCAGAGCCGCGATGGCCGCGTTGGCTTCCAGGGCTTCTTCTCGCTGGTGGCCGGGCTGACCATCGCCTGCAACGACTACTTCGTGCAGCACATGaagcagcgcggccgccgctgA